In a single window of the bacterium genome:
- a CDS encoding chromophore lyase CpcT/CpeT — MMPIRTLCLVMLMSGLLGAEDEVPGLPHLRGWLTGSFSSARQAAADSDYYDIRLRMVPIWKEREDGPWLYVEQAMAQAQDQPYRQRVYRLRQESPTTFVSEVWQLPAPERRFAGAWRNDSLLAGLDPSALEERAGCAVHLTWHPGQGVYAGGTQGEGCASTLRGAAYATSEVSITGEGLGTWDRGYDEEGRQAWGAHKGGYDFRRLVPVIQEPAAPVSVHP; from the coding sequence ATGATGCCGATCCGCACCCTCTGCCTTGTCATGCTCATGTCCGGCCTGCTGGGGGCCGAGGACGAGGTGCCCGGCCTGCCACACCTGCGGGGCTGGCTGACCGGCTCTTTCAGCAGCGCGCGGCAGGCCGCCGCCGACTCCGACTACTACGACATCCGCCTGCGCATGGTCCCCATCTGGAAGGAGCGGGAGGACGGCCCCTGGCTTTACGTGGAGCAGGCCATGGCCCAGGCCCAGGATCAGCCCTATCGGCAGCGCGTCTACCGCCTGCGCCAGGAATCGCCCACCACCTTCGTCAGCGAGGTCTGGCAGCTGCCCGCCCCTGAACGGCGCTTCGCCGGCGCCTGGCGGAACGACTCCCTCCTGGCTGGACTGGACCCCTCGGCGCTGGAGGAGCGCGCCGGCTGCGCCGTCCATCTCACCTGGCATCCCGGCCAGGGCGTCTATGCCGGCGGCACGCAAGGCGAGGGCTGCGCCAGCACCCTGCGGGGGGCGGCCTACGCCACCAGCGAGGTGTCCATCACGGGCGAAGGGCTCGGCACCTGGGACCGCGGCTACGACGAGGAGGGCCGGCAGGCCTGGGGCGCCCACAAGGGCGGCTATGACTTTCGACGCCTGGTCCCCGTGATCCAGGAGCCAGCCGCTCCCGTGTCCGTCCACCCTTAA
- the murA gene encoding UDP-N-acetylglucosamine 1-carboxyvinyltransferase, translating into MYFEIEGSRHLGGTFIPQGNKNEALPVLAAALLSSDRVILDNLPAILDIEAMLQLAASVGAEVAWDAAAHRAEIVAAQLQDQPDGELAGRIRGSLLLAAPLLARVGRAVLRRPGGDRIGRRRIDTHLAVFQWLGAEIGLAGEEVVLTAPRGLQGARLFLDEASVMATENALMAAALARGETVIENAACEPHVQQLARMLQAMGAQVEGIGTNRLLVQGSGGAPLAGCRHRVAEDHIEVGSLIALAAATESELRIAGVTPETYRMIQRVYHKLGVEFRIEGEVIHVPREQALEIDYDQFGSIPRIHDAPWPGFPADLSSIAVVLACCSRGQVLIHEWMFESRLYWVDSLISMGARITQCDPHRVLVSGGQPLSAAQLHSPDIRAGMALIIAALRAEGLTRMQNIQQVDRGYERIEERLGALGARIRRQGA; encoded by the coding sequence ATGTACTTCGAGATCGAAGGCAGTCGCCACCTGGGCGGCACCTTCATCCCCCAGGGAAACAAGAACGAGGCGCTGCCCGTGCTGGCCGCCGCCCTGCTCAGCTCCGATCGCGTCATCCTCGACAACCTGCCCGCCATCCTCGACATCGAGGCCATGCTGCAGCTGGCGGCCTCGGTGGGGGCGGAGGTGGCCTGGGATGCGGCCGCCCACCGCGCCGAGATCGTCGCCGCGCAGCTCCAGGACCAGCCCGACGGGGAGCTGGCCGGACGCATCCGCGGCAGCCTCCTGCTGGCGGCGCCGCTGCTGGCCCGGGTCGGCCGCGCCGTGCTGCGCCGGCCGGGCGGGGATCGCATCGGCCGGCGGCGCATCGACACGCACCTGGCCGTCTTCCAGTGGCTGGGGGCCGAGATCGGCCTGGCGGGCGAGGAGGTGGTGCTGACCGCCCCCCGGGGCCTCCAGGGCGCGCGCCTCTTCCTCGACGAGGCGAGCGTTATGGCCACCGAGAACGCCCTCATGGCGGCCGCCCTCGCCCGCGGCGAGACGGTGATCGAGAACGCCGCCTGCGAACCGCACGTCCAGCAGCTGGCCCGCATGCTGCAGGCGATGGGCGCCCAGGTGGAGGGGATCGGCACCAACCGCCTGCTCGTCCAGGGCAGCGGCGGCGCGCCGCTGGCCGGCTGCCGGCACCGCGTGGCAGAAGATCACATCGAGGTGGGCAGCCTCATCGCGCTGGCGGCGGCGACGGAGTCGGAGCTGCGCATCGCCGGCGTCACGCCCGAGACCTATCGCATGATCCAGCGCGTCTATCACAAGTTGGGGGTGGAGTTCCGCATCGAGGGCGAGGTCATCCACGTGCCGCGGGAGCAGGCGCTGGAGATCGACTACGACCAGTTCGGCAGCATCCCGCGCATCCACGACGCGCCCTGGCCGGGCTTCCCGGCGGACCTCTCCTCCATCGCCGTCGTGCTGGCCTGTTGCAGCCGCGGCCAGGTGCTCATCCACGAGTGGATGTTCGAGAGCCGCCTCTACTGGGTGGACTCGCTCATCAGCATGGGGGCGCGCATCACCCAGTGCGACCCGCACCGCGTTCTCGTCAGCGGCGGGCAGCCCCTCAGCGCCGCGCAGCTGCATTCGCCGGACATCCGCGCCGGCATGGCCCTCATCATCGCCGCGCTGCGGGCCGAGGGCCTGACGCGGATGCAGAACATCCAGCAGGTGGACCGGGGCTACGAACGCATCGAGGAACGGCTGGGCGCGCTGGGGGCCAGGATCAGGCGCCAGGGCGCCTGA
- a CDS encoding methyltransferase domain-containing protein, whose product MMTPPAHRADLARHFDDLAPAWNDCPFLDQPGEGEHVLRLLRPEPGDTGLDLACGTGQLTARLSPAGGRIMAADLSDRMLKLAACRFVEQRLNNIVITVQDAHRLEFADGLFDWVACRWAFRTFEDPAVVLRELARVTRPGSRLYLSDWAEPAALLDACLNRLDPFHQHVTGEAWWDTALAGLPFAVESRRRRAERLDPVVWGALAGLSGEEALARFDGFRAAEGRAARYLDLDGRPVLIAERLELLMTRIPAKPRGGAARSGATRP is encoded by the coding sequence ATGATGACGCCACCCGCCCACCGCGCCGACCTGGCCCGGCACTTCGATGACCTGGCCCCGGCCTGGAACGACTGCCCCTTCCTGGACCAGCCCGGGGAAGGTGAGCACGTCCTGCGCCTGCTCCGTCCGGAGCCAGGCGACACCGGCCTCGACCTCGCCTGCGGAACCGGCCAGTTGACGGCCCGCCTTTCGCCGGCGGGTGGCCGCATCATGGCGGCGGACCTCAGTGACCGCATGCTCAAGCTGGCGGCCTGCCGCTTCGTGGAGCAGCGCCTCAACAACATTGTGATCACGGTCCAGGACGCCCATCGCCTGGAGTTCGCCGACGGGCTGTTCGACTGGGTGGCCTGCCGCTGGGCCTTCCGCACCTTCGAGGATCCGGCCGTCGTCCTGCGCGAGCTGGCCCGTGTCACCCGGCCGGGATCCCGCCTCTATCTCAGCGACTGGGCCGAGCCGGCTGCCCTGCTCGACGCCTGCCTCAACCGACTGGATCCCTTCCACCAGCATGTGACGGGGGAGGCCTGGTGGGACACGGCGTTGGCCGGCCTGCCCTTTGCCGTGGAAAGCCGGCGTCGGCGGGCGGAACGCCTGGATCCCGTGGTCTGGGGCGCCCTGGCCGGCCTGTCCGGGGAAGAGGCCCTGGCCCGTTTCGACGGGTTCCGGGCGGCGGAAGGCCGCGCGGCCCGCTATCTGGACCTGGACGGCCGGCCCGTTCTCATTGCCGAACGGCTGGAACTGCTGATGACCAGAATCCCGGCGAAGCCCCGCGGCGGCGCGGCCCGCAGCGGGGCGACCCGCCCATGA
- a CDS encoding NUDIX domain-containing protein: protein MSGPPATLDYRSYRRLLARAGPPWMGWFELGSRHEAELGFAVHAAFVEGRLVMVRNRRRLCWELPGGRREAGESILETARRELHEECGAHPRSLLPWCGYSVRLGERLTHGLFCLTLLDDLPGPPAGSEIAEARSVADLPGPLCYPQIQGRLLAELGRTVSRLPWFCQPPPLDEALLSILADSPPPRGAIPPPPQNPTP from the coding sequence ATGAGCGGCCCGCCCGCCACCCTGGATTACCGTTCCTATCGCCGCCTGCTGGCCCGGGCCGGACCGCCCTGGATGGGCTGGTTCGAGCTGGGTTCGCGCCATGAGGCGGAATTGGGTTTTGCCGTCCATGCCGCCTTTGTGGAGGGGCGTCTGGTCATGGTGCGCAACCGTCGGCGCCTTTGCTGGGAACTACCGGGCGGGCGGCGGGAGGCGGGCGAGAGCATTCTCGAGACGGCCCGGCGCGAACTCCACGAGGAGTGCGGCGCCCATCCCCGCTCTCTCCTGCCCTGGTGCGGCTACAGTGTGCGGCTGGGGGAGCGGCTCACCCACGGCCTTTTCTGCCTGACCCTGCTGGACGACCTGCCCGGTCCGCCGGCGGGGAGCGAGATCGCCGAGGCGCGCTCCGTCGCCGACCTGCCCGGCCCCCTCTGCTATCCGCAGATCCAGGGCCGTCTCCTGGCGGAACTGGGCCGGACTGTCAGCCGCCTGCCCTGGTTTTGCCAGCCGCCCCCGCTGGATGAGGCGCTCCTGTCCATCCTGGCCGACAGTCCGCCGCCGCGAGGCGCAATCCCGCCTCCGCCCCAGAACCCCACCCCCTGA
- the radC gene encoding DNA repair protein RadC yields the protein MEHSSGPRERLRLAGPRGLELADLLALVLVSGSRRESVFDLSRRLLEEGGPRALGSCRGVEEAMRVYGLGQAKAAQLVAALEIGRRLHDPGAREFPVLHQPAAVGRYLAPMGRLVREQFRCLYLDTANRLVRDEVISIGGLNASLVHPREVFLFAVQYSAATVVLAHNHPSGSLEPSPEDLALTRQLVQAGEIMGIRVLDHLIITAAGWFSFHEHGLLAPPARPAGGS from the coding sequence GTGGAGCATTCTTCCGGGCCGCGGGAGCGGCTCCGGCTGGCCGGCCCGCGGGGGCTGGAGCTGGCCGACCTGCTGGCTCTGGTCCTGGTCAGCGGATCTCGCCGGGAATCGGTCTTCGACCTGAGCCGGCGCCTGCTCGAGGAGGGCGGTCCGCGGGCCCTGGGCTCCTGCCGCGGCGTCGAGGAGGCGATGCGCGTCTACGGCCTGGGGCAGGCCAAGGCCGCCCAGTTGGTGGCGGCCCTGGAAATCGGCCGCCGCCTGCACGATCCAGGGGCGCGGGAGTTTCCCGTCCTTCACCAGCCGGCCGCGGTGGGGCGCTATCTGGCGCCCATGGGTCGCCTGGTGCGGGAGCAGTTCCGCTGTCTCTACCTGGACACGGCCAACCGGCTGGTGCGCGACGAGGTGATCTCCATCGGCGGCCTCAACGCCAGCCTGGTCCACCCGCGCGAGGTCTTCCTCTTCGCCGTGCAGTACAGCGCCGCCACGGTCGTGCTGGCGCACAACCACCCCTCCGGCAGCCTGGAGCCCAGCCCGGAGGATCTGGCCCTCACCCGCCAGCTGGTCCAGGCGGGGGAGATCATGGGCATCCGCGTCCTGGACCATCTCATCATCACCGCCGCCGGCTGGTTCAGCTTCCACGAGCATGGCCTGCTCGCGCCGCCGGCCCGGCCGGCGGGAGGATCCTGA
- a CDS encoding YchF/TatD family DNA exonuclease, whose product MFIDSHAHLDGPEYDADRTAVLERARAAGLEAVVQIGYNRLTIERGLALFRGEALVHFTVGLHPHDAADWSQDLEDWIEARSADERVVAIGEVGLDWFRDYAPREAQLHVFRQMIRLARRRGLPLVVHSRAAEEDTLRLLEEERAADVGGVMHCYAYGAEAAARLKTMGFLVGFPCSVTYPKRNQREVIAALQVEQILLETDSPFLPPQSRRGRRNEPACLVEAAEVIAGVKGLTVADVARITTRNARRLFGLDLVDERVLAYPIRRSLYLNLTNRCTADCTFCTRLSHPVVKGHNLALRREQEATTAEMIAAIEAQGGAAAWEEFVFCGYGEPMMRLDVLKETAAWLKARGARVRVNTNGHSDLWHKRPTGHELAGLVDVASISLNADNAVQYNELVRPAWGERAFPALLDFARDTAAAGVEVVFTVVDDGTIRIEACRRLAEEYGATLRVRVLDETG is encoded by the coding sequence GTGTTCATCGATTCCCATGCCCACCTCGACGGACCCGAGTACGACGCCGATCGCACGGCGGTGCTTGAGCGGGCGCGGGCGGCCGGGCTGGAGGCGGTCGTCCAGATCGGCTACAATCGCCTGACCATCGAGCGCGGTCTCGCCCTGTTCCGCGGCGAGGCGCTCGTCCACTTCACCGTGGGCCTCCATCCCCACGACGCCGCCGACTGGAGCCAGGATCTGGAGGACTGGATCGAGGCGCGATCGGCCGATGAGCGGGTGGTGGCGATCGGGGAGGTGGGGCTCGACTGGTTCCGCGACTACGCGCCGCGCGAGGCGCAGTTGCACGTTTTCCGCCAGATGATCCGCCTGGCCCGGCGGCGCGGCCTGCCCCTCGTCGTGCATTCCCGGGCCGCCGAGGAGGACACGCTCCGCCTCCTGGAGGAGGAGCGGGCCGCCGACGTGGGCGGCGTCATGCACTGCTATGCCTACGGCGCGGAGGCCGCCGCGCGGCTGAAAACGATGGGCTTCCTGGTCGGTTTCCCCTGCTCCGTCACCTATCCCAAGCGCAACCAGCGCGAGGTGATCGCCGCCCTGCAGGTGGAGCAAATACTGCTCGAGACGGATTCGCCCTTTCTGCCCCCGCAGAGCCGGCGCGGCCGGCGCAACGAGCCCGCCTGCCTGGTCGAGGCGGCGGAGGTGATCGCCGGGGTGAAGGGCCTCACCGTGGCCGACGTGGCGCGCATCACCACGCGCAACGCCCGCCGCCTCTTCGGCCTTGACCTGGTGGACGAGCGCGTGCTGGCCTACCCCATCCGGCGCAGCCTCTACCTCAACCTGACCAACCGCTGCACGGCGGACTGCACCTTCTGCACGCGCCTCAGCCACCCGGTCGTCAAGGGGCACAACCTGGCCCTGCGGCGGGAACAGGAGGCCACGACGGCGGAGATGATCGCCGCCATCGAGGCGCAGGGCGGCGCCGCCGCCTGGGAGGAGTTCGTTTTCTGCGGCTACGGCGAACCCATGATGCGCCTGGATGTGCTGAAGGAGACGGCGGCCTGGCTGAAGGCCCGCGGGGCGCGCGTGCGCGTCAACACCAACGGGCACTCCGACCTGTGGCACAAGCGGCCCACCGGCCATGAGCTGGCGGGCCTGGTGGATGTGGCCAGCATCTCCCTCAACGCCGACAACGCCGTCCAGTACAACGAGCTGGTGCGGCCGGCCTGGGGCGAGCGCGCCTTCCCGGCCCTGCTCGATTTCGCCCGCGACACCGCGGCGGCGGGGGTGGAGGTGGTCTTCACGGTGGTGGACGACGGCACGATCAGGATCGAGGCCTGTCGACGCCTGGCGGAGGAGTACGGCGCCACGCTCCGGGTCCGTGTCCTGGACGAGACCGGCTGA
- the rsmA gene encoding 16S rRNA (adenine(1518)-N(6)/adenine(1519)-N(6))-dimethyltransferase RsmA, with translation MTKSYHSLDPKKSLGQNFLVDPWWIERIAGALEIDGGDCVLEIGPGKGALTRALLPRTRELVAVEIDGRMVEHLRQELGAAPNLRIVQSDFLRFNLREELGGRALRIVGNLPYHVTSAILMRVLDEIRRGHEEAEAPRITDFSIMIQKEVAQRILAGPGSRVYGILSVFTALYCTGKILLEVPPVAFFPRPKITSAVIRLRPLPRPAVAVADGTLFRRVVRAAFNQRRKMLRRSLAGVPGLPDPAGLSGQDELLTRRPESLTVAEFADLAARLGALADQGERTGA, from the coding sequence GTGACGAAATCCTATCACTCCCTCGACCCCAAGAAGTCCCTGGGCCAGAACTTCCTGGTGGATCCCTGGTGGATCGAGCGCATCGCCGGGGCGTTGGAGATCGATGGCGGGGACTGCGTGCTGGAGATCGGACCGGGCAAGGGGGCCCTCACCCGCGCCCTGCTGCCCCGCACAAGGGAACTGGTGGCGGTGGAGATCGATGGCCGCATGGTCGAGCACCTGCGCCAGGAGCTGGGTGCGGCGCCCAATCTGCGCATCGTGCAGTCCGACTTCCTGCGCTTCAACCTGCGCGAGGAGCTGGGCGGCCGCGCCCTGCGCATCGTGGGCAACCTTCCCTACCACGTCACCAGCGCCATCCTCATGCGCGTGCTGGACGAGATCCGCCGCGGCCACGAGGAGGCGGAGGCGCCCCGCATCACCGATTTCAGCATCATGATCCAGAAGGAAGTGGCCCAACGCATCCTGGCCGGGCCGGGCAGCCGTGTCTATGGCATCCTCTCCGTCTTCACCGCCCTCTACTGCACGGGGAAGATCCTGCTCGAGGTGCCGCCCGTCGCCTTCTTCCCCCGACCCAAGATCACCAGCGCCGTCATCCGCCTGCGTCCGCTGCCGCGGCCGGCCGTTGCCGTGGCGGACGGGACCCTGTTCCGCCGCGTGGTGCGCGCCGCCTTCAACCAGCGGCGCAAGATGCTGCGCCGCTCCCTGGCGGGAGTGCCCGGACTGCCGGATCCCGCCGGTCTGAGCGGCCAGGACGAACTGCTCACCCGACGTCCCGAGAGTCTTACCGTGGCCGAGTTCGCCGACCTGGCCGCCCGCCTGGGCGCCCTGGCGGACCAGGGCGAAAGGACAGGCGCGTGA
- the mgtE gene encoding magnesium transporter produces the protein MNKAKSSLRRILADLGDLHEYFRDAHPADIAALMSRVDEDAALALFLSADADQQAEILPELGESLRDHILEEMTREDLVPVLNEMESDDAADLVQELQELDEQRAEDVLAGLDHDLRADLVQLLGHGDDTAGGVMAREFVSALAETTVDQAIGLVRRLAEDREVEDIYVVFVVDGEGRLLGQVSLQRLLLARRGQRMGEIMDREVISARADADQEEVAALARKYDLASVPIVDSEGRLLGRVTMDDVYDIAHEEAGEDIARLAGTVEDVLERSSLVVIRQRTPWLLVGLAGGLVNALVMSRFEADLRALLSASFFVPVVMGMGGNVANQSATIVVRGLATGELEVKDLLPRLWKESKVGFALGLACSLVMLTVVWLWLGSPATAGVIALAMACVIMQATVVGAFVPLLLKWAGIDPALASGPFLSTSNDILGLSVYLLLISAMLT, from the coding sequence GTGAACAAGGCCAAGTCCAGCCTGCGGCGCATCCTGGCCGATCTGGGCGATCTGCACGAGTACTTCCGCGACGCCCATCCGGCCGACATCGCCGCGTTGATGTCCCGCGTGGACGAGGACGCCGCCCTTGCCCTCTTCCTCAGCGCGGACGCCGACCAGCAGGCGGAGATCCTGCCCGAGCTGGGCGAGTCCCTGCGCGACCACATCCTGGAGGAGATGACCCGCGAGGACTTGGTTCCCGTCCTCAATGAGATGGAGTCCGACGACGCCGCCGACCTGGTCCAGGAGCTGCAGGAGCTGGACGAGCAGCGCGCCGAGGACGTGCTGGCCGGCCTCGACCACGACCTGCGGGCCGATCTGGTCCAGTTGCTGGGCCACGGGGACGACACCGCCGGCGGCGTCATGGCCCGGGAGTTCGTCTCCGCCCTTGCGGAGACGACGGTGGACCAGGCGATCGGCCTGGTGCGCCGCCTGGCCGAGGACCGCGAGGTGGAGGACATCTACGTGGTCTTCGTGGTGGACGGGGAGGGCCGCCTGCTGGGTCAGGTCAGCCTGCAGCGGTTGCTGCTGGCCCGCCGCGGCCAGAGGATGGGCGAGATCATGGACCGCGAGGTGATCTCGGCCCGGGCGGACGCCGACCAGGAGGAGGTGGCGGCGCTGGCCCGCAAGTACGACCTCGCCTCCGTTCCCATCGTCGACAGCGAAGGCCGCCTGCTGGGCCGCGTGACCATGGACGACGTCTATGACATCGCCCACGAGGAGGCGGGGGAGGACATCGCGCGATTGGCCGGAACGGTGGAGGACGTGCTGGAGCGCTCCTCCCTGGTCGTCATCCGCCAACGCACCCCCTGGCTGCTGGTCGGGCTGGCGGGCGGACTGGTCAACGCCCTCGTCATGAGCCGCTTCGAGGCCGACCTGCGCGCCTTGCTCTCGGCCAGCTTCTTCGTGCCGGTCGTCATGGGCATGGGCGGCAACGTGGCCAACCAATCGGCCACCATCGTCGTGCGCGGCCTGGCCACGGGCGAGCTGGAGGTGAAGGACCTGCTGCCCCGCCTCTGGAAGGAATCCAAGGTGGGCTTCGCCCTGGGCCTGGCCTGCAGCCTGGTGATGCTGACCGTGGTCTGGCTGTGGCTGGGCAGCCCCGCCACGGCGGGCGTGATCGCCCTGGCCATGGCCTGCGTCATCATGCAGGCCACGGTGGTGGGCGCCTTCGTGCCTCTGCTGCTGAAATGGGCGGGGATCGACCCGGCGCTGGCCAGCGGACCATTCCTTTCGACCAGCAACGACATCCTCGGCCTCTCCGTCTACCTGCTGCTGATCAGCGCCATGCTGACCTGA
- the recO gene encoding DNA repair protein RecO translates to MNRRVQALVLRRIPYGDTSLVLHVYSREEGRLGLMGKGVRRPRQGLDAVLQTGHLVELQLLVREGRDLQLLKEADLVDDFRGLRTDYARLMSGLAVVEALEHTQLPEHADPVLFDTAAATLRLAAGDCPRPQNLIYWFLLFLLTHSGYGLDLAACAVCGRPWEDFRRLAGGGLDAREGRARCPDCRSGREEAALTPALWRVLHFLLHRPPDEVAGREITAETRRQLGELLALLLRAHLAPGLDVRSLAQAWELETTTTNTRERNGREDA, encoded by the coding sequence ATGAACCGGCGCGTCCAGGCCCTGGTCCTCCGACGGATCCCCTATGGCGACACCAGCCTCGTCCTGCATGTGTACAGCCGCGAGGAGGGCCGGCTGGGCCTGATGGGCAAGGGCGTGCGGCGGCCCAGGCAAGGCCTGGACGCCGTGCTGCAGACCGGCCATCTGGTCGAGCTGCAGCTGCTCGTGCGTGAGGGACGCGACCTGCAGCTGCTCAAGGAGGCCGATCTGGTGGACGACTTCCGCGGCCTGCGCACCGACTACGCCCGCCTCATGAGCGGCTTGGCGGTGGTGGAGGCGCTGGAGCACACCCAATTGCCGGAGCACGCCGATCCGGTCCTCTTCGACACGGCGGCGGCCACTCTGCGTCTGGCGGCGGGCGACTGCCCGCGGCCGCAGAATCTCATCTATTGGTTCCTCCTCTTCCTCTTGACACATTCGGGCTACGGTCTGGACCTCGCCGCCTGCGCGGTCTGTGGGCGGCCCTGGGAGGACTTCCGCCGCCTGGCGGGCGGGGGCCTCGACGCCCGGGAGGGCCGCGCCCGTTGCCCGGACTGCCGGTCGGGCCGGGAGGAGGCGGCCCTGACCCCCGCCCTGTGGCGCGTGCTGCACTTCCTGCTGCACCGCCCCCCGGACGAAGTGGCTGGACGGGAGATCACGGCGGAGACGCGGCGCCAGCTGGGTGAGCTGCTGGCCCTGCTGCTGCGCGCGCATCTGGCCCCGGGACTGGATGTGCGAAGCCTGGCCCAGGCCTGGGAACTTGAGACGACAACCACCAACACACGGGAGCGGAATGGACGAGAAGACGCCTGA
- a CDS encoding glycine--tRNA ligase, with protein MDEKTPDIMDKLVSLCKRRGFIFPSSEIYGGLASCWDYGPLGVELKNNLQRAWWTEMTRRHDNIVGLDASILMRPEVWQASGHVDGFVDPLVDCKECRARFRADQIDPAAPCPNCGGALTEPRQFNLMFRTHLGPLEDTASQIYIRPETAQGIYVDYLLVQNAARLQVPFGIAQVGKAFRNEIKPGNFIFRTCEFEQMEMQFFVKPGSDDEWMAHWKEKRMDYYRRMGIRPENLRFHQHGPGELAHYAREAWDVEYLFPFGWQEVEGIHNRTDFDLKAHQALSGKKMDYIDSGKGERYMPYIIETSSGLNRTLLMFLCDAYREDVVDDEPRVLLALPPRLAPITFAVLPLVKKDGIGEMARALFEDLCGRWNGFYDHAGAIGRRYRRMDEVGTPFCFTVDYDSKTDGCVTVRHRDSCQQERVKMDQLKNWLFDQIEG; from the coding sequence ATGGACGAGAAGACGCCTGACATCATGGACAAGCTGGTGAGCCTGTGCAAGCGGCGCGGCTTCATCTTCCCGTCCAGCGAGATCTACGGGGGCCTGGCCTCCTGCTGGGATTACGGTCCCCTGGGCGTGGAGCTGAAGAACAACCTGCAGCGCGCCTGGTGGACGGAGATGACCCGCCGCCATGACAACATCGTGGGGCTGGACGCCAGCATCCTCATGAGGCCCGAAGTGTGGCAGGCCTCGGGCCACGTGGACGGCTTCGTGGATCCGCTGGTGGACTGCAAGGAGTGCCGCGCCCGTTTCCGGGCCGACCAGATCGATCCCGCCGCGCCCTGTCCCAACTGCGGCGGCGCGCTGACGGAGCCCCGCCAGTTCAACCTGATGTTCCGCACCCATCTGGGTCCCCTGGAGGACACGGCCAGCCAGATCTACATCCGGCCCGAGACGGCCCAGGGCATCTATGTGGATTACCTGCTGGTGCAGAACGCCGCGCGCCTGCAGGTGCCCTTCGGCATCGCCCAGGTGGGCAAGGCCTTCCGCAACGAGATCAAGCCAGGCAACTTCATCTTCCGCACCTGCGAGTTCGAGCAGATGGAGATGCAGTTCTTCGTCAAGCCGGGCAGCGACGACGAATGGATGGCCCACTGGAAGGAGAAACGCATGGATTACTACCGGCGGATGGGCATCCGCCCGGAGAATCTGCGCTTCCACCAGCACGGTCCGGGGGAGCTGGCCCATTACGCGCGGGAAGCCTGGGACGTGGAGTACCTCTTCCCCTTCGGCTGGCAGGAGGTGGAAGGCATCCACAACCGGACCGATTTCGACCTGAAGGCCCACCAGGCCCTTTCCGGCAAGAAGATGGACTACATCGACAGCGGGAAGGGCGAGCGCTACATGCCCTACATCATAGAGACCTCGTCCGGGCTCAACCGCACGCTCCTCATGTTCCTGTGCGATGCCTACCGCGAGGATGTGGTGGACGACGAGCCGCGCGTCCTGCTTGCCCTGCCGCCGCGGCTGGCCCCCATCACCTTCGCCGTGCTGCCGCTCGTCAAGAAGGACGGCATCGGGGAGATGGCCCGCGCCCTGTTCGAAGACCTGTGCGGGCGCTGGAACGGCTTCTACGACCATGCCGGCGCCATCGGCCGGCGCTACCGGCGCATGGACGAGGTGGGCACACCTTTCTGCTTCACCGTGGACTATGATTCCAAGACGGACGGCTGCGTCACGGTGCGCCATCGTGACAGCTGCCAGCAGGAACGAGTCAAGATGGACCAGCTCAAGAACTGGCTCTTCGACCAAATAGAAGGCTGA
- a CDS encoding redox-sensing transcriptional repressor Rex yields MSDDAIFKNIPQFTVLRFARYLNFLVTLPDVVEEISSSEMAGIIGIKPTQLRQDFFTLGGFGRQGKKYNVRFLIQRLSEVLALQQPQDMVLAGAGHLGQAIANYQGFERFNLVLKGIFDVNPKLIGLKMRDIIVRDLDELTPFIQQHKIQIGIICTPHQAAQTVCDMMVEADVKAIWNFSPENVTVPDGIVVQNENLSVGIMNLSYRLNREMA; encoded by the coding sequence ATGTCCGATGACGCGATCTTCAAGAACATCCCCCAGTTCACGGTGCTGCGCTTTGCGCGCTATCTGAACTTCCTGGTCACCTTGCCCGACGTGGTGGAGGAGATCTCCTCCAGCGAGATGGCCGGCATCATCGGCATCAAGCCCACCCAGCTGCGGCAGGATTTCTTCACCCTGGGCGGCTTCGGACGCCAGGGCAAGAAGTACAACGTGCGCTTCCTCATCCAGCGCTTGAGCGAGGTGCTGGCCCTCCAACAGCCACAGGACATGGTGCTGGCGGGGGCCGGCCACCTGGGACAGGCCATCGCCAACTACCAAGGATTTGAGCGCTTCAACCTGGTTCTCAAGGGGATCTTTGACGTCAACCCCAAGCTGATCGGCCTCAAGATGCGAGACATCATTGTCCGCGACCTGGACGAACTGACCCCCTTCATCCAGCAGCACAAAATCCAGATCGGCATCATCTGCACACCCCACCAGGCGGCCCAGACCGTCTGCGACATGATGGTGGAGGCCGACGTCAAGGCCATCTGGAACTTCAGCCCGGAGAACGTGACCGTGCCCGACGGCATCGTCGTGCAGAACGAGAACCTCTCGGTGGGCATCATGAACCTCAGTTACCGGCTCAACCGCGAAATGGCCTGA